The Lytechinus variegatus isolate NC3 chromosome 1, Lvar_3.0, whole genome shotgun sequence nucleotide sequence CTATAATACTTTACAGTAGGCTCCTGTAGCGTTGGCAACCAGCTCTCCGTTTTTTTCTTTGGTGGTTCGAAGTGGATTTTATCATCACTGTCAACCTCCGTCTTGCCCCAGTAGGTCAAAGTTCATCACATCTGGTATGTATCACACGACTggaatgttataatttttgattGGTCATGAAAGACAGTAATTTTCGATGTTTACTTCTGTGTAACCTGCATAAATTAGGTCGATTCATTTGTACAGTTAAAgtattatcatattttaatacgccataatgaaaaaacaataaagaatTCTGAATCAAAGTATCTAACCTACTTTTTATCCTGTGACGTCCATCAGCCTATTATACCCTCTGAAGTTTGAAGGAACAGCGAGCTTATACGTatgtaattattgtaataatttaCTTATGAATATTTTCGCATTGCCAAATTTCTCTGGCATCCTTCTTTGTCATTTAGGCTTAcatatatcttaaaaaatgCATTATGACTTGTGATAGCTCCTCAGCTCATAGGAGTGGAATCGAAAAGgcagtgacatcatcaacatcatcaaaagCAGCATTATCACCTGTATTATCATCATGTGATTATCATtcataccatcatcatcatcaacactgtCGTCGTCGTTATCATCGTCGTTGCAATTGATATCATATAGTATTACTATACTATTgctatatttattaattttgccATCATTGAAATCGATGTTATTACTGCTGCTATTACTATCGTGTCGTTTTATTTCGAAGTGAGACTAGCTTTTACGTTTGACAAAAGTGATCAAAAGTTATATCCATGATCAAACAATAGATGAATACCCATTTTCTCATACGAACGTTCTTCATCTCATGTTGGCTCAAGTGTGTGCGTGCCAACTCTTTTGGGGGTTGAAGTTCACTGGTATAAACACACAAGCCGTAAAATAATGCGATCCATTCCAGATGAAGGTATTTTACTGTTTGACCTTGCTCTTGGAGGAGATGAAAAGCCCTCCACCGAAACATACTCAGAAAGTCTCAGCCCTTGTAATGACCCTTATCCGTAACCATGACAACAGGTATCCTCTTGACGAAAGTCTTGTTCACTGCGTAGTCTGAGATTCATGTGTTTTGTTATAATGATGAACgattcttatctttgttctttatCTTTATTGATGCGATAATAATTTATGGATTCTTGACAATAAAGGATGCTGATTCCAAATTTGATGACGATGCCACATAAAAATTCTCGCAAATTCcgatatggccgccaaaatatgcaaattacccatggaAATCACAAAACTGCACATACATTGACTTTGAGATGGTTGCAATTGTGACACAGGAGTGAAATATATCTGAAAATAATTTCCTTGATAATCAGAATTGCTGCCATAGAACCCTGTAACATACTTTATTGTGTatacaatatgaatgggaaaaAGAAATTTTCTCAAGAGCGAGCACTAAAATGTATGCGATTCTCATCTATGAGTGAAGTACTGTCTGAAAATATTATTGCTAACGAAATACGTCATTACTTATGTCAcgtatgtgataaatgctgtatttcgATATTCCAAATGGCTGCCATACGTCCCTAACTATATTATTAAAAATTCGATTTGGGACAAATCAATTTAACAATATTTGGCTTTGCTTAACTACAAAATGCCTGTAATTGTGGTGGTGCAACTGAGAGAGGAATATAATGTTTTGCAACATGATTTCCaacgagatatataatttcttttgcCATATaagtgataaatgctgtataaCTATTCAAAATAGCCGCCATAGGCCCTTACAGTGTCATGTGCAATGGCAATAGGGGAAACTACACTTTTTACAAGAGTGGGcatcataaaatgcatgtattgtgatctatgagtgaattattgtctgaaaacattatttctaacaaaaCATACAATTTACTCTGATACGAAattataaaatttaaaattgcaGCCATAAGCAATAGCGATGTCATGTACAACGCGAattgggaaaaataattttcacaataGTGAGCTCTGTTTGAACATAAAAATGCATCTAAATACAATTTTGATGTGTGAGTTAAATGCTGAATCAAAACACGGTTTCTAATGTGATTTGTAATGTAAGTGAAAATGTCGTATTTTTAAATAGGGTTTATTATGCCAAAATGATTAAAATCCCTATGGGATGTGATAGTAGTATATGTATGTATTGggataagaaaagaaagaaagcccGATATTCTGAAGACTAAAAAGTCCAGTGGTGATAGATGTAGCCTACATGAATATAGGCAATTCCAAGCAAAAGTGGACATTCTCCTAGTTTTATATGGGCTCTATTTACAATCTAAATCAGAGTTTTGGATTAATACTCATATTGAATTTAACGATTATAAATAAGGTGTACATACACATTCCCAGAAATCTTTCATGGATAAATGAGCGTCTTCTTATTGGAGAATCCGAACCGTACAAACAGTAAAACTactttaaattcttttttttgatAATCTATAAGTCATCACATTgcataaaatataaagaaaacaagcaaaaataagTTGCAAGAAAggtttaaaaatttgaatttattgcGCTGACAGCATTTTTGTTTCCACAAAACTAATGCCGTAAGTTTCCTATTAAATTTAAAGTTAGTGCATGCGAACAGTTAATAAAGCGTTTTGACTTGTATGATTATGAAATTGCTTTCATTCAATTTTTGGCCATTATGAAATTGCTTTCATTCAATTTTTGGCCATGTCGTCTTTTTTTATGTGAATAACCAATTTGTTGGATTTGTACATTCAAAGCAATGTAACCTGATGACCAGGATGGGTATATATCTAAATATAATGACGCGAGCGCGAAGAACGagctaaaaaaattgattttacgACTTGAAAATTTGACACTCTAAGCACCTTTGGCAATCGCGCATGTTATTTAATTTGTTTACTTAGAAGCACAAGAGGAGGGTTAAAGGTAAACCCCTACCCCCCCTCCTTGATTCGCCATTGGGATGTCATGGCGTTCACAATATACAGCCTCCATCCTTTCCAAACGAATTCCTTTGAGGCTTTGGTTGTCAAGTTATATCCACAGTATTAGCCGGGTAGAAAGGCCCAACCCTATGAAACCGACAGCACACCTACATGTGCAAGACTACAAATACATATGATGCAGAGGcttcgatgggggggggggacatatCGAATTGCCCCATGTAATTTTTACAAGTTGAAAAATGTATcatacacatttcaaaattatgtttagaAAAGCAGTATAAAACCATTAAACTATTGATTAAACatacaaatattacaatttttctttattataattTGGTGTGCGAAGtgctggaaaaaaatgtttgttattttttgcttttgtcCCCTTAATAATATATAACAATTTCAGATTATTAAGCCAAATTTAAttctctatgcgctttacaatGAAGTATGTTAAAGTAcacttataaaaaaatgttgggcaacatccAGTCCACACAGCAActggttaaaattttatctAACTCTGGGTAGCTTTCAACCAACACTATGTAGTGTACATCCCAAAGCACACATTGGTTTGAAACTATCCAATATCAGATAAATTTTTAACCAatcgttgtgtggacagtatgttgcccaacatttttaagattgtaaaatgttgggcaacgtactgtccacacaacaattggttaaaaaaagtacccaactctgggtagttttcaaacaatactatatagttttcacccaaagcgcACATTATTgctttaaaactacccagaattggataaagttttaaccgaTTGTTGTGCGGACAGTATGCTaaccaacatttttaagagtgtaaaaCTCATTCAATCTAATCTATTTCAGTAGCTAAATTCATAACTAGAGCTGAAAACATTTATACATCTAAATAACAAATAGTATAATACTAGGAATAGGAAAGGTGGGTCTTTGGAGTACTCTTAAACTGAGAAAGGGGATATTATTAAGGCCAGATAATTAAATGCGCGGAAACACGGACCAACAACCCTGCATATACACAGAGCAGGTGTAAtataaattattgtatttgGAGTGGTAAGTGAATGctttgttgaaaataattatagttGACGACTATCTTTCTTCTCTATGCACATCCATAATTGCGTTAATTATAATATCGCAACGCTAATTCCCAACTTCATTGCGGTGAACATGGTGAACAtggttttgatttttctcagGTAATCGTGTTAAATATTATTGTACACTCATGTCGTTTTAATGATGattgaacacacacacacacccagaAACATTATGACTTGTAGACCCGTATATATCACTGCAGGTATTGACAGCAGTGTATTACAACCATATGGGTCAGTTATGTAACAATGAGATTCAAATCAATGGGAATAATCGATTACGGTGTTACGTTTCAACtctgatttattcattttcatttacatccctTGCAAAGCAGTTTTCTTTCGTATAGAGTATTTTGATTTTCGCCAAGTTCACATGGTATTCGAGCGCGAATTTACTGTCATTTTTCTATTCTTGACTCGGAGCAATgtcaaagaatataaaaaacagGATCATATACTGTATTACTGTAATATTTTTCCCGAGAGTTACATGTATCATGTAAACAACTATTCAATGATGCCCGTACAACATTTTCGCAATTGTGACTTTGTATAATTCTGCAATAGGGGAACGGACGTGGACGGATTAAGGGCTGGGACATACCCCCATCGACTCAAGCTCAATAATATAAGTCAAGGGTGTTGCATTATTAACGCCTCCATTGCTAACTGACGAGAAAAAAACTGTGAAAACTTGAAGATAATACCTGTCTAAAAATATTCACCATGTACCATTACGCCCACAGCCACGCCATGGCGAAGGGTCATACAGGACAAAGCAACGGAGCATGGGACACCAACGATGTCCTATTCGACCCTCTTACCATGTCACCTTCGCTATCATCGAAGAGCCACGAGTTCGAAACGACCAATCCAGACTTCGTCATACATACCAGCTCGATGAACAAGAGGTCGTGGGATCTAGGACGAGTAGCTAGAGGAGGGAAAGGATGCAGAGGGTTGTTTACCAACATGAGACAGAgacaggaggaggaggatgagagTCATTACTTCCCAGAATACAACTCTGGTATCACAAGGATACTCTCATTGATGCAGATTATCATGGGTGTGGTCATCATACTCATCGGTATATTTGCTTACGTTGCCAAGGCAACTATTGGGCCTATGATACCAGCCATGGACATCGGGTGTGGAGTTGTGGTAAGTGACCCCTCTCAGATAGCCGCTTTAATGAATGATTTAAAAGAACTGCTTTACAATACCATCAATATGCCACCGAGTGTTATTTAGTACACTCGAAAGAAAgttgataaaacaaaacaaatacaacCAATAGTAAATGATAATAAGACGACCGAAACTTTTTCTGTTCGTAGCTTGTAATTCACGTGTCACTGGAAGTATTTGAGAGGGTGGTTAACTTACTGTACCAGCTaaatgctgaaagtttcattGAAATTGAAGGTAAAAACAGAAAGTTCAccaaacagttgtatgcacatcctggtcggtatgtaaatgaggaaACCGAtaatgtcatccactcactaaaTGACTAACGGAATATCTTTAGTGTGAAACAAAGTTCTGAATTCTCTCTGAAAATGAGCAATTGCCATTGTTGTAAACCAGTTGTATGTTGATGATGAGCCTCGTCATTGGTATTTCTgtcaaaagaaaattaaagggtTTTACGTAAAATGtacgaaaatttaaaatatcacaACTGTCCTTTGTTATGTTACATTCGTCTAtgtaaatcaaatttgataaGAATGTGATTTAGTGAGGGCCGGTAAtgagattatcaaacatttctaTATCATAAAAATTTACAAGAAGATTAGGTCtataatgattgaaattgaggtATATGTAAAGAAGAGCTGGGGTTTATCTATTGCCGGTTGAATTACATGAAACGAGATTGTTCGATATTGCTTGCCTTAATTTGTTGAAACCACTTGCATTGTGTAATATTTGTTACTACAGCTGTACATAACTGGAGGAGTCCTCGGAATCTTTACCAAATGTCGTGCAAAACGAATGGTAAGTACATAATAATATTGAGACACCCCCCTCCCCGCCAAGAGCCTTTCTTGATGTCTTATTCCTCAttagcaaaatattttgtatgtaGCCTACATCATTTATCTTCAACCATATCATTCCTAATCGATGTTATATGTTTATGATAATGTTGAACATTTTGGAAGAGTATATAAATTTCCAATTCTTATATGCTTAAAAAGATGAAATGGACAGCTCATTCGTACTTACCATTTTCAACCTTCGTCTTATACATGCTTCTCATGTTAATGTTCTGCATACGACAGGTGTATATCATGTACCAAaccaaaaatacttttttctgACTTGAAGTGACGGATTGAGAGGTCAAAATGCCTCTTGATTAAATTTCTCCGTACAATATGGAGAAAAAAGGCCACCATTATAAGTCTACTATTCATATTCTATACTACTTTTACTTTTTATTGTActgctgcttctactactactactactactactactactactactactactactactactactactactactactactactactactactactactactactactactactactactactactaccaccaccactaccactaccaccactactaccactaccaccactactattactactactactatattactactactactactactactactactactactacactactactactactactactactactactactactactactactactactactactactactactactactaccacttctactactactattactaccaccactaccacca carries:
- the LOC121426936 gene encoding uncharacterized protein LOC121426936 isoform X2, whose protein sequence is MAKGHTGQSNGAWDTNDVLFDPLTMSPSLSSKSHEFETTNPDFVIHTSSMNKRSWDLGRVARGGKGCRGLFTNMRQRQEEEDESHYFPEYNSGITRILSLMQIIMGVVIILIGIFAYVAKATIGPMIPAMDIGCGVVLYITGGVLGIFTKCRAKRMVAAFILLSSCSFVSSTVLGAIHALAGFQPHSICAYLHCGSSPDESSRQVMDSVIAILSFIEAVFALVSVIVGVHGFCKWRHGK
- the LOC121426936 gene encoding uncharacterized protein LOC121426936 isoform X1 — encoded protein: MYHYAHSHAMAKGHTGQSNGAWDTNDVLFDPLTMSPSLSSKSHEFETTNPDFVIHTSSMNKRSWDLGRVARGGKGCRGLFTNMRQRQEEEDESHYFPEYNSGITRILSLMQIIMGVVIILIGIFAYVAKATIGPMIPAMDIGCGVVLYITGGVLGIFTKCRAKRMVAAFILLSSCSFVSSTVLGAIHALAGFQPHSICAYLHCGSSPDESSRQVMDSVIAILSFIEAVFALVSVIVGVHGFCKWRHGK